The genomic interval gcccttgggcaagtcacactctctcagcctcagaggatggccaaggcaagccctctctgagcaggtttgctaagaaaaccccatgatagctttgccttaaggtcaccataatgacttgtaagcaaacaacacacacacacacagatccccCTACTTTGGGAAAGATCTGGAGCCACTTGGTTGCCTGCACTGAGTATATTGGATTTATTGCTGAATGGATTTCTTGTCAAGCAGTTAGGGATACAGTTTAGGATAAggaaaacatttgtgtgtgtgtggggggggtgtctttGCCAAGGAAGCCCATCATCCAAGGTATGTTTCCTTAGGATCCCTCTGCTGTTGTGTTGGAGTACCTGGGTGTTATTTCAGGCCCaaggaggagaaggttaagaggtgacatgatactcctgtttaaatattggaagggatgtcatgcagaggatggagcaatcttgttttctgctgctctagaaactaggacagggagcaatggattcaaaagacaggaaaagagaatccacctcaacattaggaagaacttcctgatggcaagactTTTTCAACAGTGAATggtgctgcctcagagtgtgatggagcctccttctttggaggtttttcaaaagaggcttagatggccatctgtcaggagtgctttgactgagtctttctgcatggcaggggctgagCTGGACGGCcgttgcagtctcttccagctctatgattctgtgaaataaaaGTCAGGAATAGGCAGCCTATAgtgtcctccaggtattttgaactatagctcccagaatccctgatggTTGTCTGTGCTGGTTTAAATTCATATAGTCCCAAACATATGGAGGACGCCTGGTATCCCTCTGCAGGGCACTTGTACTACACTCTGGTGACTTGTGTCTCCCATGATTATTTAAGCAGGATGCCATTTGCTTAGTTTTCTAGTGTGTTGAAGAGCATTGAGAGAGCTGCCTGGTGGAACTGAGACAGGATTTTGGCCATTTACAAGCGTCACATCTGACCCTTTTGAAGATCTTGAGCTCTGTGCCACATTAAGCCACATTCCTCACACTTGTGAAGTGCCAAGAATCTTTCATTTGACTTATGACTATTTAAATGGAGTATGTGTGAAATGCAGCCTAGGCCATTCAGGGATGCAGCTTAGGAATGTGCCTTGGCTTGTTATAACTTGCCTTCTGCTATTTCTGCAGTTGGCACGCCACCTGGCTGTTAATGTGCAAATGCCAGCACTTCATCTTTGAAACAAAGATACAAGTGGCTGAAGACAAATATCTATTAGTAGTTTACTTTTAACTGCCTGTTTCCTTATTGATGCTAAGCTATGGGACTATTTTCAGGGCTTGcaatgcatgtgtgcacatgtgtgctgtacatttattatattttttaaaaggcttttacaGTTGTGGTGTTCAAATAGGATAGCTACCCCCCCCTACAAATACATGGTATTGTACAGCAGATACTGATCTCTGCAGTGTATCAAGTATAGACATGTGATGCATCTTGGCCAGAGAACTTGCGGTTTATAATCGTTGGACCAGATTTGATGTTAGTGGTGTTCGGGAATCATTCAGCTACTGTCATCCCAGATATGCTTTTCATTAGAGTGACTGACAGACAGACAACTaagacattgttgttgttcttgtttttaatcataaaagactaacacagctacccgTCTTGAAGCTGTTTATGCTTTTACAGCtggattatccccccccccattctgtgtATTTGTAGTTGCTATCCTGAAATCACTCGCAGCAGAAAGCATCCAGAATCGGACAGCACGGGCTCTCGGCAACCTGGCTGTAGACTCGGAGAACTGCCAAGCCATCCACGAAGCAGGTTGAATGTGGGATGGTGCACTTGGGGTTGTGGAGGGGGGCAGGCCTTATTACAAGTAGGTGCAACTGTAATATTTCAGGTTAATTATCATTACtattatcatcatctttatttatatcctgattttcctcaagattgggactcaaggtggcttataaattaaaatgattataaagtacagtaattaaaaacacacaaaatgtcaacatttgAGTCGAATTAAACTATTAGctgtattaaaacaatttaaattgtacactttaaaaaagataaaagcagttaaatcaatacagtttaaaacaatacagcaccctcaTATGGCCCTTTCCTTAAAATCCTTtcattgaatcccattttgggagaaagttgggatataaatctgataaataaaatttgaaaagcCTGTCTAATAAAAACGCTTTGCCTCCTGatggaaggatagcaaggaaGAGGCCATTCTGACCTCTCTagagaaggaattccaaaatccaggggCAGCCACTGCAAAGGTCCTATCACATGCTACCACTAACCATATCTATGAAGGTAGTGAGACTGAAAGAAATGCCTCTACAGTACTTCAGATCTCAGGGTCTAAGGAAGTCTCATGCCCCCATGAGTTACAGTGTATCATTTAGCCTGAACCTAAGTTGTATAGGGCTTTGTaattcataaccagcactttgaactgtgcccagaaactgactGGCAGACAGTGTAGTTGTTGAAGCAAGAGAGTTAAATGATCCCCTGTTAACAATCTGGCCACAATCTTTATATCAGCTGACATTTATGAACACTCCtcaaaagcagccccacatagaatgcattacagtaatccaaacaggatgtaatcaaggcatgtatccCTGTGGCAAGATcagtaatctttttaaaatacacacagaaCTTGTGTAGTAAGTCTTCTTGCTACTCTGAAAGCAAGAGGGGTGGCAActgttttcttctctcctttcattAAAGGGAAGGTAAtgttcttttcctcttccatCACAGGATACCTCCCTTTTCTACAGTTCAGATTAATGTGGACTTTATGATGGAGTTCATACTAAAGCTTAATGACAGATATTTGCCAGTGGCATCTAAAAGTCCACATTGGGATAACTTGCTTCTAATTTCATCCTGCTTCTGCTCTTGTCACATTGTCTTGAGCAAGTTTTTGTTCTTACTAGCAAGAGGCAGGTGAGGGAAGGAGCTTGTAATGTTAATCTAATCTGGAGATTTTCTTTGTTTACATGGAGATGAGAAAGGCCCATTCTCCTAACTGGAAATAAATTCTGTCCCACGCTCCCTATGATGCAAAGATAAAATAGATGTGCTTTAAATAGTGTATCATGAAGGGTCTCTCACATTCAAAAAACTCTTGGTTGGGGTTAAAGTACAGACTTTTTATAATACTATACTGAAAAAATTGTGGGAAACTGTAATGGTCATTTGAAAAGTAAAAGGATGTAGCTATACAAATCATTTTCCTGTTGTGGTCTTTTTAGATGCGTCACTTTGGCAACCCTCTCTGCTAGCACTGGCTCCAGTAGCCTGAAAGAGGGTTGTTCAGCAATGTGACTTGCTTAAAATTGTCAGGCAAGTTGCCACTTTTGTTCCTTTGAGTCCTTGTCCAGCACATCAATTGTTATCAGCATCTCAGCCATAGCAGTGAGGAAACCCCTCTTGCTGCTATGGAGTAGCATGGCAATAGAAGGAGGTTAAGGGACCTAGCAGCTGTTAGACAGGCTTCAAAGTCTCTTGTCTGACTGTGGAGACATGGAAATAAATAAGATCTCCTAACAGAGCTGTTTTCTCTTTGGTATCATCTCCCTCACCCTATATCTCCCTTGCAGGAGCTGTTCCCCCACTGGTCCAGGTCCTCACCACCTCCCAGGACAGTGAGTGTTTGCAGAGTGCAATCAGGGCAGTGCGATACCTGGCCAACACTCCTGCCCATCGCCTGATGCTGGCCCAGCAAGGAGCAGTCCGCCCCATTGCAGAACGTTTGGCTGCCTCCCTGGATGATGCTGCCCTGGTGGTGGCAGCTGTGCGCACCCTCCTTGAGCTCACTAAAGGCTGCAGCCGTGACTGTGCTGAACAGCTCAGCCTGGGTGGTGGGATCCCACCCCTTGTGGCCTTGGCCACTCATGACAAGCGGGCAGTGCGGGAGTATGCCCTCACAACCCTCGCCAACCTTTGCCTGCAGGGGGTGCTGCGGCCAGCGGTCGGCAATGCTGGAGGGGTGGAAGTGCTGGTTGGGGAGATCCGGCGTCGAAAGGATGCTGAGGCTCCTGGGACTTCCCTCCATCCACTAGTGAAAGCTCTCTGTCTTTTGTGCCGGGAGGCTGTCAACAGAAGCCGGGTCCGTGAAGCTGGGGGTTTAGAGCTGCTGCTGTCCCTGCTGCGGGACCGGTGCCAGAGTTCCTCTCATGCCCGTGTGGTGGTGGCCTTTGTGGCCTTTTTCTATGATGAAGATGCACTGGAGGTTTTACAGGCTGGAGGGCTAGTGCCTTTGCTGGTTGGCCAGTTGGCAGCGCTGAGCCAGTGgagaggccaggaggaggaagaggaagaggaggaggaacgtgAAGATGAGAGAGACGCAGCTTCTTTTGACTTCCCTACAGAAGGGCGACGTGGGGAGCAGTCCACGCCAGGGGCAGAATCTTCCAGCTTTCAGAGTCTCAGGTAAAGGATTTCTTGAGTTGGGTGCCATTTCCCTAGGAGACTGTTTATAAAACAGTGGCTGGAGCttacaggagttgtagtccaaaacaatctAGAGGACACTAGACTTCCTGCTCCTGGTTTATTACACCAGGAAAAAgtggaatgtttttaaaatgctgctgatgGATGTGCGGATTTGTagcagtaattaaaaaaaatgaaaatgcacagaATCTGTGTTGGTTGGGgtattctggaagttatagtctagAAAGTAATTTTCTCCAAGCACTGTTCCCACTCCATCTTCCTACCATCACTTTGAAGGAACAGTAGAATATAAGTGAAACACACAAATGAATATATTTAATGATTCTCTGTGTCTCCTTTCTATCCAATGCAGATCTTGGCTTCTTTCTGAAGGCTATATTGCTAGTCCAGGAGACCTTTCCCCACAGTGGTCTCCTGACACCACCCTTTCTGAACTGGATGCTCAGGGATGTGCCAGTCCTAATCAAGAACTGCAAGACGAATCCCTGGGATCCTGTCATGCTTCCTCTGGAGTAAAACCCCAATCTAGGTCAGAATCCCCTGATTTCTTAAACTGTCCATTGTTGGATTTGTCCCTTGTGGGACAGCCAACTGCTTCTGAGACATTAAACTCAGCAGAGGAGGATGGAATACAACCAGAGCAGAGCTCAAGTCCAACAGCATCCCTTACACTGGAGGAATCTGAAAATCTCCATTCAGAACCAGTTGTACAGACACCAGATTTAGATGGGACCAAAGAAGAAGCGACCATTGGAAACAGTGAGCAGCAGAAGAGACTATCAGATGTATCACCAGTGGAAAAAATAGAGGAGGGAATCCAGGGGAAGGATCTGTTACCATGTTCATTGTCTTCAGAAGTGACACCAGATTCAGTGGTGTCAGCAGAAGCAGATGTAAAGAAGTCCACCTGGATTGCCTTGGTAAGAGACCAGAATGAGCCTGGGCCCAGTAACATGAACTCAGTTCCGGCAATGTCATCTCCAAGGAAGAGTGACACAAACCAGCTGTTGCCAAAACCTGCTGCCAAACCA from Sceloporus undulatus isolate JIND9_A2432 ecotype Alabama chromosome 6, SceUnd_v1.1, whole genome shotgun sequence carries:
- the ARMC5 gene encoding armadillo repeat-containing protein 5 isoform X2, encoding MVHLGLWRGAGLITRAVPPLVQVLTTSQDSECLQSAIRAVRYLANTPAHRLMLAQQGAVRPIAERLAASLDDAALVVAAVRTLLELTKGCSRDCAEQLSLGGGIPPLVALATHDKRAVREYALTTLANLCLQGVLRPAVGNAGGVEVLVGEIRRRKDAEAPGTSLHPLVKALCLLCREAVNRSRVREAGGLELLLSLLRDRCQSSSHARVVVAFVAFFYDEDALEVLQAGGLVPLLVGQLAALSQWRGQEEEEEEEEEREDERDAASFDFPTEGRRGEQSTPGAESSSFQSLRSWLLSEGYIASPGDLSPQWSPDTTLSELDAQGCASPNQELQDESLGSCHASSGVKPQSRSESPDFLNCPLLDLSLVGQPTASETLNSAEEDGIQPEQSSSPTASLTLEESENLHSEPVVQTPDLDGTKEEATIGNSEQQKRLSDVSPVEKIEEGIQGKDLLPCSLSSEVTPDSVVSAEADVKKSTWIALVRDQNEPGPSNMNSVPAMSSPRKSDTNQLLPKPAAKPPITEETCLVPHRSSMQNLPSSPDEYRMPTTCCKRRTKFRSTTEQMTPPQVPRPAGEILSPLLSLALPLSFSPYGGDRELQAPEAPALLLLSRFSQAEDPSRSLVTPTTLRGLLRYVTGSPAPSSRCLRLLHRLTCNPACLEAFVRSYGASLIRSWLILGVSPEQAASAVAAEREEEKFEQLDTRRFKELGETLLMNLCVQAESPFGVGVLTHMLLSGSELDQVACALALPIICRKDSLCRKLLLDLSGLRLLLGALVRDPDPIFVFYASDCLSLLLRAPSQSPVQVLSPALKRPRVGSPLPCSYSRLTDEGRADLHFQLDSGLMVPAARQAVSEASEVFCAMLSGGFAESSRTTVTLHDVAPDPFLALMHFLHGCRGKPCPLLGMSFPLSLAEEIFTVAEQYLLPGLQSLVDGVLCQDFLHLGTLGKVYRLAEQQNRSRLLQRCVVYTLQEVVDPTCRAAGLAELLQSAGNPTGLAEELLRVVVESPWGSGAEGQLG